One window of Microbacterium sp. 1S1 genomic DNA carries:
- a CDS encoding ABC transporter permease, giving the protein MLRTIGRRLLFLIPTLFGLSILLFAWVRALPGGPAVALLGEKATPEAIARVNELYGFNKPLIEQYFIWITRLLQGDFGTSIQTNRPVVEEFLRRFPATIELSVTALIFAVGVGIPLGYWAARRHGKFTDHASVVLSLVGITIPVFFLAFILKYVFAVQLGWLPSDGRQNPRIDATHPTGFYVWDGIITGEFDAAWDAILHLILPALALGTIPLAIIVRITRASVLEVQNADYVRTGRAKGVGSGTLRSRFILRNAMLPVITTIGLQTGLLISGAVLTETVFAFPGIGSFLARAIFTRDFPVLQGFIIFIAIAYALINLAVDVSYSLIDPRVRVQ; this is encoded by the coding sequence TGTTCGGGCTCAGCATCCTGCTGTTCGCCTGGGTCAGGGCCCTCCCCGGCGGCCCCGCGGTCGCCCTGCTCGGCGAGAAGGCGACGCCGGAGGCCATCGCGAGAGTCAACGAGCTCTATGGCTTCAACAAGCCCCTCATCGAGCAGTACTTCATCTGGATCACCCGGCTGCTGCAGGGTGACTTCGGCACCTCCATCCAGACCAATCGCCCGGTCGTCGAGGAGTTCCTCCGCCGGTTCCCCGCGACGATCGAGCTGAGCGTCACGGCGCTCATCTTCGCGGTCGGCGTCGGCATCCCCCTCGGGTACTGGGCGGCTCGCCGCCACGGGAAGTTCACCGATCACGCGTCGGTCGTCCTGAGCCTCGTCGGCATCACGATCCCGGTCTTCTTCCTGGCGTTCATCCTCAAGTACGTCTTCGCGGTGCAGCTCGGCTGGCTGCCCTCGGACGGCCGGCAGAATCCTCGGATCGATGCGACCCACCCCACCGGCTTCTACGTCTGGGACGGCATCATCACGGGGGAGTTCGACGCCGCGTGGGATGCGATCCTCCACCTCATCCTCCCGGCGCTCGCCCTCGGCACGATCCCGCTCGCGATCATCGTCCGCATCACGAGGGCGAGCGTGCTGGAGGTGCAGAACGCCGACTACGTCCGCACCGGCCGCGCGAAGGGTGTCGGCTCCGGCACGCTGCGCAGCCGCTTCATCCTCCGCAACGCGATGTTGCCGGTCATCACGACCATCGGCCTGCAGACCGGTCTGCTCATCTCGGGGGCGGTGCTCACCGAGACGGTGTTCGCCTTCCCCGGCATCGGGTCGTTCCTCGCGCGGGCCATCTTCACGCGCGACTTCCCGGTGCTGCAGGGGTTCATCATCTTCATCGCGATCGCCTACGCGCTCATCAACCTCGCGGTGGACGTCTCGTACAGCCTCATCGACCCGAGAGTGAGGGTGCAGTGA
- a CDS encoding ABC transporter permease: MSIALPPAQGPSAESGGSIDTVAIAQADLKDGGGGFWRDVFRRLRRNPTAWIGAVIVLLFLVVAVLAPVLAPYPETALPGAKEITPTHIPGPGELPQFPLGLDRFGGDVLSKLIWGAQASLLIGVVSTAMGLVGGMILGLLAGTFGGWVDTVIMRLVDIILSVPNLLLAVSIAAILGQTPFAVMIAIGASQVPIFARLLRASMLQQRSSDYVLSAQTLGLGRGRITMSHVLPNAIGPVIVQGTLTLATAVIDAAALSFLGLGGGRPETAEWGRMLTYAQAELAIAPWLAFFPGICIAVTALGFTLLGEALREAMDPRTRAR; encoded by the coding sequence ATGAGCATCGCCCTCCCGCCCGCACAGGGGCCGTCCGCCGAGAGCGGCGGCAGCATCGACACGGTCGCGATCGCGCAGGCCGATCTGAAGGACGGCGGCGGCGGCTTCTGGCGCGACGTCTTCCGACGCCTCCGGCGCAACCCGACGGCTTGGATCGGTGCGGTCATCGTGCTCCTCTTCCTCGTCGTCGCGGTGCTCGCACCGGTTCTCGCCCCGTATCCCGAGACGGCGCTCCCCGGAGCGAAGGAGATCACCCCGACACACATCCCCGGGCCGGGGGAGCTGCCGCAGTTCCCCCTCGGCCTCGACCGCTTCGGCGGCGACGTGCTCTCCAAGCTCATCTGGGGCGCCCAGGCCTCGCTGCTGATCGGCGTCGTCTCCACGGCCATGGGTCTCGTCGGCGGCATGATCCTCGGGCTCCTCGCCGGCACGTTCGGCGGCTGGGTCGACACGGTCATCATGCGCCTGGTCGACATCATCCTCTCGGTCCCGAACCTCCTGCTGGCGGTGTCGATCGCCGCGATCCTGGGGCAGACGCCCTTCGCGGTGATGATCGCCATCGGAGCCTCCCAGGTGCCGATCTTCGCGCGCCTGCTGCGAGCATCGATGCTTCAGCAGCGCTCCAGCGACTACGTCCTCTCGGCCCAGACCCTGGGTCTCGGGCGTGGCCGGATCACGATGTCGCACGTCCTCCCGAACGCCATCGGGCCGGTCATCGTCCAGGGCACCCTGACGCTCGCGACGGCCGTGATCGACGCCGCCGCGCTGTCGTTCCTCGGGCTCGGCGGCGGGCGGCCGGAGACGGCGGAGTGGGGACGCATGCTCACCTACGCCCAGGCCGAGCTCGCCATCGCGCCGTGGCTGGCGTTCTTCCCCGGCATCTGCATCGCCGTCACCGCGCTCGGGTTCACCCTGCTCGGCGAGGCATTGCGCGAAGCCATGGACCCGAGGACGAGGGCACGATGA